Proteins encoded in a region of the Planococcus shixiaomingii genome:
- the pgsA gene encoding CDP-diacylglycerol--glycerol-3-phosphate 3-phosphatidyltransferase, with translation MNIPNKITISRILLIPIFMAVMLIDFNWGEMTLFGATMPVTHFVGGLIFIFASLTDWVDGYYARKYNLVTTFGKFLDPLADKLLVSAALIILVELGFAPSWVVILIISREFAVTGLRLVLAGEGEVVAAGGLGKIKTTAQIVAIITLLLHNTIFTAINIPFAEIMLYIALIFTMWSGWDYFYANRRALLNSK, from the coding sequence ATGAACATTCCAAACAAAATTACCATATCCCGCATATTGCTGATCCCTATTTTTATGGCGGTCATGTTAATCGATTTCAATTGGGGAGAAATGACGCTTTTCGGAGCCACTATGCCGGTGACACATTTTGTGGGAGGCTTAATTTTCATTTTTGCTTCTTTAACCGACTGGGTTGATGGATATTACGCAAGAAAATATAACTTGGTTACAACATTCGGCAAGTTTTTAGATCCGTTGGCAGACAAGCTGCTCGTTTCTGCTGCGTTGATTATTTTAGTAGAGCTGGGCTTTGCTCCATCGTGGGTGGTCATTTTGATCATCAGCCGCGAATTTGCCGTAACCGGTTTGCGCTTGGTGCTGGCTGGGGAAGGTGAAGTAGTAGCGGCAGGCGGCCTTGGGAAAATCAAGACCACTGCACAAATCGTTGCCATCATTACATTGCTATTGCACAACACGATTTTCACCGCGATCAATATTCCGTTCGCAGAGATTATGCTCTATATCGCGCTAATCTTCACAATGTGGTCTGGCTGGGATTATTTCTATGCCAACCGCCGCGCTTTATTGAATTCAAAATAA
- the rny gene encoding ribonuclease Y — translation MGFTEIIFALLGIIVGVVVGYFALKKSNDSKMAGAKNSAEQIVEDAKREAEALKKEALLEAKDENHKLRTETESEIRERRSELQRQENRLLQREENLDRKDDALNKREASLERKDEALAEKQQHIVQMESRAEELVRQQQAEMERISALTREEAKGIILQEVENELSTDIAVMIKETEARAKEESDKKAKNILSLAMQRFAADHVAETTVSVVNLPNDEMKGRIIGREGRNIRTLETLTGIDLIIDDTPEAVILSGFDPIRRETARLALEKLVSDGRIHPARIEEMVEKSRREVDEQIREIGEQTTFDVGVHNLHPDLIKILGRLRYRTSYGQNVLKHSVEVAFLSGLMAAELGEDVTLARRAGLLHDIGKAIDHEVEGSHVEIGVELGTKYKEHPVVINSIASHHGDTEATSIISVIVAAADALSAARPGARSETLENYIRRLEKLEEISESYEGVEKSFAIQAGREIRIMVRPEQIDDMTAHRLARDIRKRIEEELDYPGHIKVTVIRETRAVEYAK, via the coding sequence ATGGGTTTTACTGAGATCATCTTCGCTTTGCTTGGCATCATCGTCGGTGTAGTTGTTGGATATTTTGCGTTAAAAAAATCAAACGATTCCAAAATGGCTGGCGCTAAAAACTCGGCAGAGCAGATTGTTGAAGATGCGAAACGAGAAGCGGAAGCGCTGAAAAAAGAAGCCTTATTGGAAGCGAAAGACGAAAATCATAAATTGCGTACTGAAACAGAATCTGAAATTCGGGAACGCCGATCTGAACTACAAAGACAAGAGAATCGGTTGTTGCAGAGAGAAGAAAATTTAGATCGCAAGGATGATGCTCTAAACAAAAGAGAAGCGAGTCTTGAACGCAAAGACGAAGCGCTCGCAGAAAAACAACAGCATATTGTACAGATGGAAAGCAGAGCTGAAGAACTAGTCCGTCAGCAACAGGCTGAAATGGAACGCATTTCTGCTTTAACACGCGAAGAAGCGAAAGGCATCATCTTGCAGGAAGTTGAAAATGAACTTTCAACCGATATTGCAGTGATGATCAAAGAAACGGAAGCGCGGGCTAAAGAGGAATCGGACAAAAAAGCCAAAAATATTCTTTCGTTGGCAATGCAGCGCTTTGCTGCAGACCATGTGGCAGAAACAACCGTTTCTGTAGTCAACTTGCCGAATGACGAAATGAAAGGCCGTATCATCGGACGTGAAGGACGAAATATCCGGACTCTTGAAACGTTGACTGGTATCGATTTGATTATCGATGATACACCGGAAGCGGTTATCTTATCCGGCTTCGACCCTATCCGCCGAGAAACAGCGCGTTTGGCACTTGAGAAATTAGTGTCTGATGGCCGTATCCACCCGGCACGCATCGAAGAGATGGTTGAAAAGTCAAGACGTGAAGTAGACGAACAAATCCGCGAAATTGGGGAACAAACCACTTTTGACGTAGGCGTCCATAATCTGCATCCCGACTTGATCAAGATACTGGGCCGTCTTCGTTACCGCACAAGCTACGGGCAGAATGTCTTGAAGCATTCTGTGGAAGTAGCCTTCCTCTCCGGCTTAATGGCAGCAGAACTTGGCGAAGATGTAACTTTGGCAAGACGTGCTGGCCTTCTTCATGACATCGGGAAAGCCATTGACCATGAAGTAGAAGGAAGCCACGTTGAAATCGGCGTGGAACTTGGTACGAAGTACAAAGAACATCCGGTTGTCATCAACAGTATCGCTTCCCACCACGGAGACACAGAAGCGACTTCGATTATTTCGGTCATTGTCGCAGCAGCAGATGCTTTATCTGCGGCACGTCCCGGCGCACGAAGCGAAACACTGGAAAATTACATCCGCCGCTTAGAAAAACTCGAAGAAATTTCCGAATCCTATGAAGGCGTTGAGAAATCATTTGCGATTCAAGCAGGCCGCGAAATCCGTATCATGGTTCGTCCAGAACAAATCGACGACATGACTGCGCATCGCCTGGCCCGTGATATCCGGAAGCGGATTGAAGAAGAGCTGGATTATCCTGGCCATATCAAAGTTACGGTAATTCGAGAAACAAGAGCAGTTGAATACGCAAAATAA
- the yfmH gene encoding EF-P 5-aminopentanol modification-associated protein YfmH, with protein sequence MNKVHFEQLDETLYHEKLDNGLEVYILPKKGFSKTFATFTTKYGSIDNNFVPIGKTEPIQVPDGIAHFLEHKMFEKEEGDIFQQFSKQGASANAFTSFTRTAYLFSATDLIEENVETLLDFVQEPYFTEKTVEKEKGIIAQEITMYDDQPDWRLYFGMIENLYKNHPVKIDIAGTVESIQDITAEHLYTCYHTFYHPSNMVLFIVGSVEPESMMALVKENQAKKTFEKPEEIVRIYPEEPVEAAIKERTLEMSVQKPKVFVGIKPEVLDLSGEQMMKHELAAQLAFELLFGRTSDFYHHAYESGLIDESYSFDYSLENGFGYALIGSDTQQPEELAKEIDNTIQRALELWPFGQADLDRVRRKKIGFFLRALNSPEYIANQFTRYAFNDMNLFDVVPALEALEVQDLQAAFYTVSLESQRSVFTIVPPEKESE encoded by the coding sequence ATGAATAAAGTCCATTTTGAACAATTAGATGAAACGCTTTATCACGAAAAGCTCGACAACGGGCTAGAAGTTTACATTCTTCCGAAAAAAGGATTTTCAAAGACTTTTGCTACTTTTACGACTAAGTACGGATCGATTGATAATAACTTCGTGCCTATAGGGAAAACGGAACCGATCCAAGTGCCGGATGGTATTGCCCACTTCCTTGAGCACAAAATGTTCGAAAAAGAAGAAGGCGACATTTTCCAGCAGTTCAGCAAGCAAGGAGCTTCTGCAAATGCGTTCACATCTTTTACTCGCACGGCCTATCTCTTTTCAGCGACGGACCTCATCGAGGAAAATGTGGAGACGCTATTGGATTTTGTCCAAGAACCGTATTTTACTGAAAAAACGGTAGAAAAAGAAAAAGGGATTATTGCACAAGAAATCACGATGTACGACGACCAGCCGGATTGGCGTTTGTATTTCGGCATGATCGAAAACTTGTATAAAAACCACCCGGTGAAAATCGATATTGCCGGTACAGTGGAATCGATCCAAGACATTACGGCAGAACATCTTTATACGTGCTACCATACGTTCTACCACCCATCGAATATGGTGTTGTTTATCGTGGGTTCAGTTGAACCGGAAAGCATGATGGCCTTAGTGAAGGAAAACCAAGCGAAGAAAACGTTTGAAAAACCGGAAGAAATCGTCCGAATCTATCCGGAAGAGCCGGTCGAAGCAGCAATCAAAGAACGAACGCTTGAAATGAGTGTCCAGAAGCCAAAAGTTTTTGTCGGCATAAAGCCGGAAGTTTTGGATTTATCAGGCGAACAAATGATGAAGCATGAGTTGGCTGCGCAATTAGCATTTGAGTTGCTGTTCGGCCGGACATCCGATTTTTATCACCATGCTTACGAAAGCGGTTTGATTGATGAATCGTATTCATTCGACTACTCATTAGAGAACGGTTTTGGCTACGCGCTGATTGGCTCAGATACGCAACAACCAGAAGAGCTGGCAAAAGAAATCGACAATACCATTCAACGGGCACTAGAATTATGGCCGTTTGGGCAAGCGGACTTAGACCGTGTACGCCGGAAAAAAATCGGCTTTTTCTTAAGAGCGTTAAATTCACCTGAATATATCGCCAACCAATTTACACGTTATGCATTTAACGACATGAATTTATTTGATGTGGTTCCGGCCCTTGAAGCACTTGAAGTGCAGGATCTGCAAGCTGCTTTCTATACAGTTAGCCTTGAAAGCCAGCGTTCTGTTTTTACCATTGTTCCGCCTGAAAAGGAAAGTGAATGA
- the recA gene encoding recombinase RecA yields MSDRKAALEMALKGIEKQFGKGSVMKLGEKSDRNVSSVSSGSLALDSALGIGGYPRGRIIEVYGPESSGKTTVSLHAIAEVQAAGGTAAFIDAEHALDPLYAKALGVNIDELLLSQPDTGEQALEIAEALVRSGAVDIVVVDSVAALVPKAEIEGEMGDSHMGLQARLMSQALRKLSGVVNKSNTILIFINQIREKIGVMFGNPETTPGGRALKFYSSVRLEVRRAEALKSGSDIIGNRTKIKVVKNKVAPPFRTAEVDIMYGKGISREGEIVDIGSELEIIQKSGSWYSYNEERIGQGRENVKQFLLANPEIRNDIASKIRESYGMAAASYAIAAREEEPEDFNLLIDDE; encoded by the coding sequence TTGAGCGATCGTAAAGCAGCGTTAGAGATGGCGTTAAAAGGTATAGAAAAACAATTCGGTAAAGGTTCTGTCATGAAATTGGGAGAGAAAAGCGACCGAAATGTATCATCAGTTTCAAGTGGTTCATTGGCACTTGATTCGGCACTTGGAATAGGCGGATATCCGCGCGGACGTATTATTGAAGTGTACGGACCTGAAAGTTCAGGTAAAACAACTGTTTCTCTTCATGCTATTGCAGAAGTTCAGGCTGCCGGCGGTACAGCTGCGTTTATCGACGCAGAACACGCCCTAGATCCGCTTTATGCAAAAGCTCTTGGCGTAAATATTGATGAATTGCTTTTGTCTCAGCCAGATACTGGGGAACAAGCATTAGAAATTGCTGAAGCTCTTGTGCGAAGCGGCGCAGTTGACATTGTTGTTGTCGACTCAGTTGCAGCACTAGTGCCAAAAGCTGAAATCGAGGGGGAAATGGGCGATTCACACATGGGCTTGCAAGCGCGTTTAATGTCCCAAGCCCTTCGTAAATTGTCCGGAGTCGTCAACAAATCGAATACCATTCTAATCTTTATCAACCAGATCCGTGAGAAAATCGGCGTTATGTTCGGTAACCCTGAAACTACACCAGGCGGACGTGCATTGAAATTCTATTCTTCTGTTCGTTTGGAAGTCCGTCGTGCCGAAGCTTTGAAATCCGGCTCTGACATTATTGGTAACCGCACGAAGATCAAAGTAGTGAAAAACAAAGTTGCACCGCCATTCCGTACTGCAGAAGTAGATATTATGTATGGAAAAGGGATTTCCCGTGAAGGTGAAATTGTTGATATTGGATCAGAATTGGAAATCATCCAAAAGAGCGGTTCTTGGTATTCTTATAACGAAGAACGTATTGGCCAAGGCCGTGAAAATGTAAAGCAGTTCTTGCTTGCTAATCCGGAAATTCGCAATGACATCGCCAGCAAAATCCGTGAATCTTACGGAATGGCAGCTGCTTCCTACGCAATTGCTGCCCGTGAGGAAGAACCGGAAGACTTTAATCTATTGATTGACGACGAATAA
- a CDS encoding DUF3388 domain-containing protein: MIEWYFEYEIQVNRPGLLGDIASLLGMLRVNIVTINGVDQGRRGMLLRAEQYVQLERFEQIVSTIDTIVVTKFREPKLRDILAVRHGRYIQRDVDDRKTFRFVRDELGLLVDFMAEIFKQEGHKLVGVRGMPRVGKTESIVAASVSANKKWIFLSSTMIKQTVRNQLMGDERSDNNIFILDGIVTRKASDERHMQLIREMMRMPTIKVVEHPDMFVKQSDYSIEDFDYIIELRHHPDEKITYDVLEKNDFMNEKNQTDMFGGFNF; this comes from the coding sequence ATGATAGAATGGTATTTTGAATACGAAATCCAAGTGAATCGTCCTGGACTATTAGGAGACATCGCTTCGCTCCTCGGTATGCTGCGCGTTAATATTGTGACGATCAATGGAGTGGACCAAGGCAGGCGCGGAATGCTCTTGCGGGCAGAACAGTATGTTCAGCTTGAACGCTTTGAGCAGATCGTCTCCACGATTGATACTATCGTCGTAACCAAGTTCCGTGAGCCAAAGTTGCGTGATATTCTTGCGGTCCGCCACGGGCGTTATATACAACGGGATGTCGATGACCGGAAGACGTTTCGTTTTGTAAGAGACGAGCTTGGGCTTTTAGTCGATTTCATGGCTGAGATTTTTAAACAAGAAGGCCATAAATTAGTCGGAGTGCGCGGAATGCCGCGGGTCGGGAAAACTGAGTCAATTGTCGCTGCAAGTGTTAGCGCAAACAAAAAATGGATTTTCTTGTCTTCTACAATGATTAAGCAGACAGTGCGCAATCAACTTATGGGCGATGAGCGCAGTGACAACAATATTTTTATATTGGATGGCATAGTAACGCGCAAAGCGTCGGATGAACGCCATATGCAACTTATCAGAGAAATGATGAGGATGCCGACTATCAAAGTGGTGGAACATCCGGATATGTTTGTCAAACAGTCGGATTATAGCATCGAAGATTTTGATTACATTATCGAATTGCGCCATCATCCGGACGAAAAAATTACATACGATGTTTTGGAAAAAAATGATTTTATGAATGAAAAAAACCAGACGGATATGTTTGGTGGATTTAACTTTTAG
- a CDS encoding competence/damage-inducible protein A encodes MNAEIIAVGSELLLGQITNSNARFLSNHLAELGINVYYHTVVGDNSERLKNSIEIAENRADLIIFTGGLGPTKDDLTKETIARHLGTTLAMDEEALESIVAFFERAGRFMTENNKKQALVLKDSEVLINNHGMAPGMLYKTDSHFYMLLPGPPKEMEPMFQFEGKPKLAKILNKEDVILSHVLRFYGIGEAELEDRLQDILDNQTNPTIAPLASDGEVTLRITAKTNTEKEAWELINGAKSQILDNVGQYLYGYDDDSLASKAVELLKEQTKTISAAESLTAGLFQSELASVSGASAVLAGGVITYNEDMKIKHLGLAPELLKEYGVVSEQAALAMAEAVRQKFNTDISVSLTGAAGPDAHGDQPAGTVWIGIATEEGTTAYRLQLSGMRNTNRLRAVKLALSYVIRTLIDGNARKI; translated from the coding sequence GTGAATGCAGAAATAATAGCGGTTGGATCAGAATTATTATTAGGGCAAATCACGAATTCAAACGCTCGGTTTTTGTCGAACCACTTAGCGGAACTCGGCATCAACGTTTACTACCACACTGTTGTTGGCGACAACTCCGAGCGCTTAAAAAACTCAATCGAAATTGCTGAAAATCGCGCAGACCTGATTATCTTTACCGGAGGGCTCGGGCCGACAAAAGACGATTTGACGAAAGAAACCATTGCCCGCCACCTTGGCACCACTCTCGCTATGGATGAGGAAGCACTGGAATCGATCGTGGCGTTCTTTGAACGTGCCGGCCGCTTTATGACGGAGAACAACAAAAAGCAAGCATTGGTGTTAAAAGACAGTGAAGTACTGATAAACAATCATGGGATGGCCCCAGGCATGCTGTATAAAACCGATAGCCACTTTTACATGCTGCTTCCTGGGCCGCCAAAAGAAATGGAGCCGATGTTCCAGTTCGAAGGCAAGCCGAAGCTCGCCAAAATTCTAAACAAAGAAGATGTCATATTGTCTCATGTGCTGCGTTTTTACGGCATTGGTGAAGCGGAACTTGAAGATCGGCTGCAAGACATTTTAGACAATCAAACCAATCCGACCATTGCGCCTCTTGCGTCCGATGGAGAAGTGACATTGCGGATTACAGCAAAAACGAACACTGAAAAAGAAGCTTGGGAATTGATCAATGGAGCGAAAAGCCAGATTTTGGACAATGTTGGCCAATACCTGTACGGCTATGACGACGATTCTCTAGCGAGTAAAGCAGTGGAGTTGCTGAAAGAACAAACCAAAACAATATCAGCCGCTGAAAGCTTAACTGCTGGTTTGTTCCAGTCAGAACTTGCTTCTGTTTCTGGTGCTAGTGCAGTTTTAGCAGGCGGCGTCATTACTTATAATGAAGACATGAAAATAAAGCACCTCGGCCTGGCACCGGAATTATTGAAGGAGTACGGCGTGGTGAGCGAACAGGCGGCTTTGGCTATGGCAGAAGCTGTCCGCCAGAAATTCAATACGGATATTAGTGTCAGCTTAACCGGCGCTGCAGGTCCGGATGCTCACGGAGACCAGCCGGCAGGAACGGTGTGGATCGGCATTGCAACAGAAGAAGGAACTACAGCTTACAGGCTTCAATTGTCCGGCATGCGCAACACCAACCGCTTAAGAGCGGTTAAATTGGCCTTGTCTTATGTGATACGGACGCTTATCGATGGAAACGCACGCAAAATTTAA
- a CDS encoding helix-turn-helix domain-containing protein, translating to MSELGTRLKEARIAKGYSLDDLQSVTKIQKRYLTGIEEGNYSMMPGAFYVRAFIKQYAEAVGLNSDELLEQHKSEVPEKAKEDVRPIAASTPSRRQTFARSSSSGLGEVMPKIIVALFIVVILGVVWFFYQQLATNDPAEEVAEDGGVPYEEPANSGDEKAPATEEEPAEEEPAKEEEPAEEKPEVTLEEAGTEGATTTFIFTGPAERELKIEASGASWVSATDQNRKELMKPARNMQKGDSETVDLTDVSQVRVRIGSTPNVKLTLNDQLVEYKKNATNPQNIIIKFEDAE from the coding sequence TTGAGTGAATTAGGTACTCGTTTAAAAGAAGCGAGAATCGCAAAAGGATACAGTTTGGATGATTTACAGAGCGTAACAAAAATTCAAAAACGCTATTTGACCGGGATCGAGGAAGGCAATTACAGCATGATGCCTGGGGCGTTTTATGTTAGAGCGTTTATTAAGCAATATGCGGAAGCGGTTGGCTTAAATTCAGATGAATTACTGGAGCAGCATAAATCGGAAGTACCGGAAAAAGCAAAAGAAGACGTTCGGCCTATTGCCGCCTCAACGCCTTCGCGCCGCCAGACGTTTGCAAGAAGTTCTTCCAGCGGGCTTGGCGAAGTGATGCCAAAAATTATTGTTGCATTATTTATTGTTGTTATTCTTGGCGTTGTCTGGTTTTTCTACCAGCAGCTTGCAACAAACGATCCGGCCGAAGAGGTAGCAGAAGACGGCGGTGTTCCATATGAAGAGCCGGCAAATTCTGGAGATGAAAAAGCTCCGGCAACTGAAGAAGAACCGGCTGAAGAAGAACCTGCTAAAGAAGAAGAACCGGCTGAAGAAAAGCCTGAAGTGACTCTTGAAGAAGCGGGGACAGAGGGCGCAACAACGACCTTCATATTTACAGGGCCTGCAGAAAGAGAATTGAAAATTGAAGCGTCTGGAGCTTCATGGGTATCGGCAACCGATCAAAACCGTAAGGAATTGATGAAGCCAGCCCGAAATATGCAAAAAGGTGACAGTGAAACCGTTGATTTAACTGATGTTTCACAAGTCCGTGTGCGCATTGGATCAACTCCAAACGTGAAATTGACCTTGAACGATCAATTGGTCGAGTATAAGAAAAATGCCACTAATCCTCAAAACATCATTATCAAATTCGAGGACGCAGAATAG
- the ymfI gene encoding elongation factor P 5-aminopentanone reductase, with protein sequence MKKFAVVLGASGEIGEQIARQLAASGWSLYLHWNSNSLDQLEAQLKSGFPDQEFISVQADFADSGAAEKFASNIYDASCIVVASGHSLYKMLIDTTETDLEKLWQVHVKNPVNVIRLLSPFFHRHQKSYVVFVSSIWGEIGASMETAYSAVKGAQFAFVKAYAKEMAPTGTRVNAISPGFIVTKMNASWTKEELQALEEDIPLGFGKPQDIADAVDFLVNGKADYMTGQTLRVNGGWNM encoded by the coding sequence ATGAAAAAGTTCGCTGTTGTTCTTGGAGCTTCAGGGGAAATCGGGGAGCAAATAGCCCGTCAGCTTGCCGCTTCAGGCTGGTCTTTATACTTGCACTGGAATTCAAATTCCTTGGATCAACTGGAAGCCCAATTAAAAAGCGGTTTTCCGGATCAAGAATTCATTTCGGTTCAAGCGGATTTTGCTGACAGCGGTGCAGCAGAAAAGTTTGCAAGCAATATCTATGATGCTTCATGCATAGTTGTAGCAAGCGGTCATTCTCTGTATAAAATGCTGATTGATACGACAGAAACCGATTTAGAAAAACTGTGGCAAGTGCATGTGAAAAACCCAGTAAATGTCATACGGCTTCTATCTCCCTTTTTCCATCGACATCAAAAGTCCTATGTGGTTTTCGTGTCGTCCATTTGGGGAGAGATTGGTGCATCAATGGAAACCGCTTATTCAGCTGTCAAAGGGGCGCAATTTGCTTTTGTCAAAGCGTATGCAAAAGAAATGGCACCGACAGGAACGCGGGTCAACGCCATTTCGCCTGGGTTTATAGTTACAAAAATGAATGCGTCTTGGACGAAAGAAGAGCTGCAGGCGCTAGAAGAAGACATTCCGCTTGGCTTCGGTAAGCCCCAAGATATCGCAGATGCAGTGGACTTTTTAGTAAATGGCAAAGCTGATTATATGACGGGCCAAACATTACGAGTAAATGGCGGCTGGAATATGTGA